In the genome of Cercospora beticola chromosome 2, complete sequence, one region contains:
- the EMG1 gene encoding 18S rRNA pseudouridine methyltransferase (BUSCO:EOG09263DFA) — MAPDIARLGSISPEGMLAERELLDASANTEYIGRRPSTSGRDTKRVRTQTQSLPPPALPQLVAEQAHPIPASDKDTKRLIVVLSNASLETYKAAHGGRNGIKDDKYSLLNSDEHIGVMRKMNRDISDARPDITHQCLLTLLDSPVNKAGKLQIYIHTAKGVLIEVSPTVRIPRTFKRFAGLMVQLLHKLSIRSTTSQEKLLKVIKNPITDHLPPNCRKVTLSFDAPVVRVRDYIGDLGPSESICVFIGAMAKGADNFADEYKDDSISISNYSLSASVACSKFCHAAEDCWDII; from the exons atgGCTCCAGACATTGCACGATTGGGCTCCATCTCGCCCGAGGGCATGCTGGCCGAAAGGGAATTGCTGGACGCGTCTGCCAACACCGAGTACATTGGGCGCAGGCCGTCGACTTCCGGGCGAGACACGAAGAGAGTCC GAACGCAGACGCAGTCGCTGCCTCCTCCCGCCCTGCCACAGCTCGTCGCTGAGCAGGCGCATCCCATCCCCGCGTCCGACAAGGACACCAAGCGCCTGatcgtcgtcctctccaACGCCAGTCTCGAGACGTACAAAGCCGCCCACGGAGGCCGCAATGGCATAAAAGATGATAAATACTCGCTGCTCAACAGCGACGAGCATATCGGCGTAATGCGCAAGATGAATCGCGACATCAGCGACGCGCGTCCCGACATCACGCACCAG TGCCTACTCACCTTGCTCGACTCGCCTGTCAACAAGGCTGGCAAGCTCCAGATATACATCCACACCGCCAAGGGTGTTCTCATCGAAGTGTCGCCGACCGTTCGCATTCCGCGTACCTTTAAGCGCTTTGCTGGTCTGATGGTCCAGCTTCTACACAAGCTGTCCATTCGCAGCACAACCTCGCAAGAGAAGCTGCTCAAGGTCATCAAAAACCCCATCACCGATCACCTACCGCCGAACTGCCGCAAAGTGACCCTTTCCTTCGATGCGCCCGTTGTGCGAGTACGCGACTACATCGGTGATCTTGGGCCGAGCGAGAGCATTTGCGTCTTCATCGGTGCCATGGCCAAGGGCGCCGACAATTTTGCCGACGAATACAAAGATGATTCGATCAGTATATCGAATTACTCGCTATCAGCAAGTGTGGCTTGCAGCAAATTCTGTCATGCTGCAGAGGATTGTTGGGacattatctag
- a CDS encoding uncharacterized protein (CAZy:GH72~CAZy:CBM43), with translation MRTFALASAAAAIVGSAAAADLPSIVIKGSKFFYENNGTQFFMRGVAYQQDYSGGGSTGDTSDTQTYKDPLADADACKRDIPYLQELYTNTIRVYAINPDSNHDECMSMLADAGIYVVADLSAPVDGSSINRNSPAWNDALYERYTSVVDAMAGYSNVLGFFAGNEVSNQPNNTDASAFVKAAVRDTKAYIKSQNYRSIGVGYATNDDADIREDMEKYFNCGDQEAAIDFWGYNIYSWCGESSYSKSGYDVRTKEFSSYSVPVFFAEYGCNEVQPRPFTEVGALYGEKMTPVWSGGIVYMYFQEANDYGLVTVDGDSVKTNEDFDNLKSELAKIDPSGVNSASYSPTNSPAACPTESSEWNAKSSPLPPSPNKELCTCMYNSLGCVVTSQTDVDDYGDLFGTVCGYGDDVCAGITANASTGSYGAYSMCNSTEQLAFAFNQYYLSQNSAADACDFNGAAVTKSATKASGSCQTLISEAGTAGTGTVTSSPTANSNQQAQQSGKGSSSSSGAASPLGVPTAGASLLPVFGIMILGMISGAGMILL, from the exons ATGCGAACTTTCGCATTGGCATCCGCTGCGGCGGCCATAGTCGGCAgcgcagctgcagccgaCCTTCCTTCGATCGTGATCAAGGGATCAAAGTTCTTCTACGAGAACAATGGCACGCAATT CTTCATGCGCGGTGTGGCTTACCAGCAGGACTATTCGGGCGGTGGTAGCACCGGCGACACCTCCGACACCCAGACATACAAAGATCCTCTCGCCGACGCAGACGCTTGCAAGCGTGACATTCCATACCTGCAAGAGTTGTACACCAACACCATCCGTGTCTACGCCATCAACCCCGACTCGAACCACGATGAGTGCATGAGCATGCTCGCCGATGCGGGCATTTACGTTGTCGCCGATTTGTCTGCGCCAGTCGATGGCTCCTCGATCAACCGCAACAGCCCAGCATGGAACGATGCTCTCTACGAGCGATACACATCCGTCGTCGACGCCATGGCGGGCTACAGCAATgtcctcggcttcttcgccgGTAACGAGGTTTCCAACCAGCCCAACAACACCGACGCAAGCGCGTTCGTCAAGGCTGCGGTCCGTGACACCAAGGCATACATCAAGTCGCAGAACTACCGCTCAATCGGTGTGGGTTACGCGACCAACGACGATGCAGACATTCGCGAGGACATGGAGAAGTACTTCAACTGCGGCGACCAGGAGGCCGCGATTGATTTCTGGGGTTACAACATCTATTCTTGGTGTGGTGAGTCTTCTTACTCCAAGTCTGGCTACGATGTTCGCACCAAGGAGTTCTCGTCCTACTCGGTGcccgtcttcttcgccgaaTATGGTTGCAATGAAGTTCAGCCACGTCCATTCACCGAGGTTGGCGCATTGTACGGCGAGAAGATGACTCCAGTCTGGTCTGGTGGTATTGTATACATGTACTTCCAAGAGGCCAATGACTACGGACTCGTCACCGTCGATGGCGATAGTGTGAAGACAAACGAGGACTTCGACAACCTGAAGAGCGAACTCGCCAAGATTGACCCATCTGGCGTGAACTCCGCCTCGTACTCGCCAACCAACTCCCCAGCAGCTTGCCCAACCGAGAGCAGTGAGTGGAATGCGaagtcttctcctcttccaccatctCCAAACAAGGAGCTCTGCACTTGCATGTACAACTCCTTGGGTTGTGTTGTCACCAGCCAGACTGACGTTGACGACTACGGTGACCTTTTCGGCACAGTCTGCGGCTACGGTGATGACGTCTGCGCCGGCATTACTGCCAATGCTTCTACTGGTTCTTACGGCGCATACAGCATGTGCAACTCGACTGAGCAACTCGCTTTCGCCTTCAACCAGTACTACCTTTCTCAGAACAGTGCAGCGGACGCGTGTGACTTCAACGGCGCTGCTGTCACCAAATCTGCCACAAAAGCTTCTGGCTCTTGCCAGACCCTCATCTCTGAGGCTGGAACTGCCGGTACTGGCACCGTCACCTCGAGCCCTACCGCCAACTCCAACCAACAGGCTCAACAGTCCGGAAAGggatcatcctcatccagcGGTGCAGCTTCGCCTCTTGGTGTGCCAACTGCTGGCGCCAGCTTGCTCCCTGTGTTTGGTATCATGATCTTGGGCATGATCTCCGGCGCTGGAATGATCTTGTTGTAA
- a CDS encoding uncharacterized protein (BUSCO:EOG092624JL), whose translation MPDDDGTAPESAGVNPNASQPASHAIEESSNGSAAQDASEPQADPDPATSQELTPPPLPPRPSYSAASLRLSKQASRPQLLSSPTTVVSSTNVHTQTRASSNVSPQSSPKSKAVSRKHSFTHFGRFVSNNNSDGEDSASIKSFIPSLDARLDNESILGDVTADDNGPAGKAISSQVEKENPFETISPEDEVLEEQITREFEELELDAENGITEDDLLSAWKSRLKHFFILSASGKPVYSRHGDDQMISHYVGVAQTLISFYQDQEDPLKSFTAGDTRFVMLSKGPLNLVAISRLPESESQLRTQLESLYMQILSTLTLPSMERMFSNRPSTDLRRPLQGTDVLLDGLADGFTRGSPSTLLSALECLRMRKTHRRAINDTLLKVRSPNLLYGLIVAAGRLVSVVRPKKHSLHPGDLHLIFNMLFEAGSVKANGGENWIPLCLPGFNNTGFLYMYVSFFNASEEKTEAEGPEGRPSSSGENNDELAIVLISANKEAFFELRKLRNELVDQLESTNNSMNNIKTSIRRGHATCSEIVPGTPLRHFLYKSRANVQFVMPSFEPHFSGLMGRRKLVSLYAQLQESLHSRTARLKVQHSISADSTALAWETPFFELYCVAGPQTSRKALVQGANRVVQWIRREEERVFIIGGAVF comes from the coding sequence ATGCccgacgatgatggaacTGCGCCAGAAAGTGCCGGAGTGAATCCGAACGCGTCTCAGCCCGCTTCACATGCCATCGAGGAGAGCAGCAATGGTTCGGCCGCACAGGACGCATCAGAGCCACAGGCCGACCCAGATCCGGCTACATCACAAGAGCTGACGCCTCCTCCATTGCCTCCGAGGCCATCATATTCAGCAGCTTCCCTTCGGCTGTCCAAACAAGCATCCCGGCCCCAGCTTCTGTCCAGTCCGACCACAGTCGTGTCCTCAACAAACGTGCATACTCAGACACGAGCAAGCAGCAATGTCAGTCCGCAGTCCTCTCCAAAAAGCAAAGCCGTGTCCAGGAAGCATAGTTTCACCCACTTTGGGCGTTTCGtaagcaacaacaacagtgACGGAGAAGACTCGGCTAGTATCAAGAGCTTTATTCCATCCCTGGACGCCCGCCTCGACAACGAGAGTATACTTGGCGATGTCACTGCCGATGACAATGGGCCTGCGGGCAAAGCAATCAGCAGCCaggtcgagaaggagaatCCGTTTGAGACCATCTCTCCAGAGGACGAAGTACTGGAGGAACAGATCACACGTGAGTtcgaggagctggagctaGACGCTGAGAACGGAATCACGGAAGATGACTTACTTTCGGCATGGAAGTCGAGATTGAAGCACTTTTTCATCTTGTCTGCATCTGGCAAGCCCGTCTATAGCCGGCACGGCGATGATCAGATGATCAGTCACTACGTTGGCGTAGCGCAAACATTGATATCATTCTATCAAGATCAGGAAGATCCCCTGAAATCTTTCACAGCAGGCGACACACGATTCGTCATGCTGTCCAAAGGCCCGTTAAATCTGGTGGCGATCAGTCGGTTACCAGAGAGCGAATCTCAGTTGAGAACGCAACTCGAATCACTGTACATGCAGATTCTGTCGACTCTTACATTGCCAAGCATGGAGCGCATGTTCTCGAATCGACCTTCAACAGACCTTCGACGGCCGCTGCAAGGTACTGATGTCCTTCTTGATGGGCTCGCAGATGGCTTCACTCGTGGCTCTCCTTCGACCTTGCTGTCAGCATTGGAGTGTCTTCGGATGCGTAAGACCCATCGCAGGGCGATCAATGACACGTTGTTGAAGGTACGCTCGCCGAACCTTCTCTACGGCCTCATTGTAGCGGCTGGGCGCCTTGTGAGCGTAGTCCGACCAAAGAAGCATTCTCTCCATCCTGGTGATCTTCACCTGATCTTCAACATGCTCTTTGAAGCAGGAAGCGTCAAAGCGAATGGCGGCGAGAACTGGATACCACTGTGTCTACCCGGTTTTAACAACACCGGGTTCCTTTACATGTACGtcagcttcttcaacgcATCTGAGGAAAAGACCGAAGCAGAAGGTCCGGAAGGACGGCCATCAAGCTCCGGCGAGAACAATGACGAACTCGCaatcgtcctcatcagcgCCAACAAGGAAGCGTtcttcgagcttcgaaaATTGCGTAACGAACTCGTGGATCAACTCGAATCTACCAACAACAGCATGAACAACATCAAGACTTCCATACGCCGCGGACATGCAACCTGTTCTGAAATCGTTCCTGGGACACCTCTTCGTCACTTCCTCTACAAAAGCCGCGCGAACGTGCAATTCGTAATGCCGTCTTTCGAGCCGCACTTCTCTGGTCTCATGGGCCGACGCAAACTCGTCTCGCTGTATGCGCAGCTGCAGGAATCTCTCCATTCTCGCACAGCAAGATTGAAGGTCCAGCATAGCATATCGGCTGATTCGACAGCGCTCGCCTGGGAAACGCCCTTCTTTGAGTTGTATTGTGTGGCGGGCCCGCAGACTTCGAGGAAGGCACTTGTGCAAGGGGCGAACAGGGTTGTCCAGTGGATTCGCAGGGAAGAGGAGCGGGTGTTCATTATCGGTGGAGCGGTGTTTTAG
- a CDS encoding uncharacterized protein (BUSCO:EOG092605QM), with the protein MSLGGAGGGGRPISPASSGRASPVPRSTRRAVEGDLFKADKSLRRYAANIERALSTWEISPEEWADYIAFLARLLKAIQTHPKDVPILPHSAAIAARLAQCLNPALPSGVHQKALEVYAYIFSALGREYISGHLHELLPGLASVLSFASLSVRPALYEILEKYVVQLDPSELRPALKSLILALLPALEEGQGEDFERAFTILHSLEQSFSVDNEDTLSDGDSGGYFWQCLFLAIITSPARRQGALNYLLRSLPVFPGATNVPGNRSKPTRMPREAECIVSPEPGLLIRCFVSGLSDPQVLVQRGFLDLLVTNLPLSSTVLQERARKEDLDRLVTAVSQVSLRKDMSLNRRLWSWFLGPEPKDTTDGESSPKLERKNSDDPSSNFQLKYFLAYGRSSLERCVLKMLQTSATDAASRTRAYRICSSLMDRWEIGGHLVTRVFLPAMRSLHIYSKTAPSEQVAEVVRSASTFFDAVEASLIWGNIIEVLTVALDSGGSRTADLELVRWLVDTFNVRDEEMIAAHIPMTLLYLASRVTSDAITSSARTQIILIMSQLLVLVPARLLRPQSETVQSGDVADMTIQKSIVRFYQQEEQPDSKHLPFGLAHVVSLAGSRICSVVEKSLASGNGDIFLKSANLLLALLDKASSADVLRHSNIADALQASFAAPGAAPAHELPFAIVNHTVSLVAALATAKSSPYLDTAWVESLVPGLATHLWTYMSPEQPKYHVEAVRAFWQLEDLVAPSDAAQSSLKALIRFPPAGTDEAEVARRFGVLWTHSVSSSHDGTAVRRASTMPVLSGVKQAAAAKEVLEQPLMLALDALEDPALPVFEVVKRWLQRLHSLDQVYFTLFENLHGCVPIERPTVGASHRQIERQEQDRIRELEYFVSHFQNMLNHGNEWTWQCLSKIKVASFSKPEEIDGFTALAELCSQMLCSEKHGSLTLNKRLLSVLGMMLQSPAAAALQPLDIDTRLLDILTMCISGDMHSLQGSLLKLLKPALKLRLIRPAAEGDSSQPRPSVSTAAKRPSMIPPSRSQTAVNGTSTSAAISPPPSLFNCIRAGISNARSRYHLDLWLEFLADILPNFEDAIFTNLLPLVETFCKELTAAHDQLASISRETHSTSAIAPEIAIISLLDGLEMILDRAYECLINDTSTEQTPKEAEPRSNFFSSVATGVFKSEGPPSRTATANSRLTVILVLHDAIRVALKMWLWASNVTSPAEHDTISAGTTAYNAFKVRNKCRHLLEQIFAVEPLESLEVIALHWCQATSSTEATSTPSLLQVMQVTKPKNVVPAVLDALCTRTNPSTIPASRQSSLTIDLLPAEVATFLSAYLDSTEDDAMDEVWPNCIAFLRDVLANPLPYRQVLSHLLSIILLLAEKLGNTNFGEQRKMRKDLGDTFQRLLTAAFTTLPSGYVAESASESMHEDDTSSRQAKNETSMTLLPVLNRVTAKIDLILDTPEKIATAINNITQSLVAPALRARTFPRNVSIDMLQLVVQIARKAPTAKPWRKEVGDALNEPKLLASSPELMMNGWFPAFHQLSLQDKERMPDLLLRLAPPSSAGIMFGVGANAARLEADRKTQYNLRRISMLFLASPEDSYVPHLRTIEEKMSELFDASPSSSPSAAIKAELFMLCRVLALSMSAAHLSPFWPIINDKLQTVLSSLMPDSTEADEFNNFTLLQACKLLDLLVTLSPDEFQLHEWLYITDTIDAVYQPIKWTPTALSDQIADALSSANVDDGMPGTANVSAPAGKRTPLLGRDLGVDREDVKAMAKEDFARAVLRPFLNQLSIHAYEGVYSMDTPDVAALRQDVLSDLLDQSSIVE; encoded by the exons ATGAGCCTTGGTGGTGCGGGCGGTGGCGGACGTCCCATCTCGCCGGCGAGCTCAGGGCGCGCTTCTCCAGTCCCACGCAGTACGCGTCGAGCCGTCGAGGGCG ATCTATTCAAGGCAGACAAAAGTCTTCGAAGATATGCCGCCAACATTGAGCGAGCGCTCTCGACTTGGGAGATTTCGCCCGAAGAATGGGCAGACTACATCGCCTTCCTGGCCCGACTTCTGAAGGCTATCCAAACGCATCCAAAAGATGTCCCGATCCTCCCTCACAGCGCTGCAATTGCAGCTAGATTGGCACAATGCCTGAACCCAGCACTACCGTCGGGAGTGCATCAGAAGGCGTTGGAAGTGTACGCTTACATCTTTTCTGCCCTCGGAAGGGAGTACATTTCCGGTCATTTGCACGAGCTATTACCAGGTCTGGCGTCGGTTTTGTCGTTTGCATCATTATCCGTCCGGCCTGCACTCTACGAGATACTGGAGAAGTATGTGGTGCAATTGGATCCATCCGAGCTCAGGCCTGCTCTGAAATCACTTATACTGGCATTGCTACCTGCACTGGAAGAGGGTCAAGGCGAAGATTTTGAGCGTGCCTTCACTATCTTGCATTCGCTCGAGCAATCATTTTCGGTGGACAATGAGGATACTCTGTCCGACGGAGACTCGGGCGGCTACTTTTGGCAATGCCTATTCCTCGCTATCATCACCAGTCCTGCCAGGCGACAGGGTGCCTTGAACTACTTGCTTAGATCACTGCCTGTCTTTCCTGGGGCGACAAATGTACCGGGGAATAGAAGCAAGCCGACACGCATGCCTAGAGAGGCGGAATGCATCGTGTCTCCTGAACCAGGACTACTTATACGTTGCTTCGTATCCGGACTTTCGGATCCTCAGGTCCTTGTCCAGAGGGGCTTCCTCGATCTTTTGGTCACAAATCTGCCCCTCAGCTCCACGGTGCTCCAAGAGCGAGCCCGAAAAGAGGATCTTGATCGACTTGTGACTGCAGTGTCGCAAGTGAGCTTGCGAAAAGATATGTCTTTGAACAGACGTCTCTGGAGTTGGTTCCTAGGCCCTGAACCCAAAGATACTACAGATGGAGAATCTTCGCCAAAGCTCGAACGAAAAAATTCCGACGACCCGAGCTCCAATTTCCAGTTGAAGTATTTCCTTGCATACGGCAGATCAAGCCTTGAACGATGTGTGCTGAAGATGCTACAAACATCCGCAACTGATGCAGCTTCCCGCACGCGTGCGTACCGAATCTGCTCGTCGCTAATGGATCGCTGGGAAATTGGAGGTCACCTGGTGACGCGAGTTTTTCTCCCTGCGATGAGGTCTTTGCATATCTATTCCAAAACAGCGCCTTCTGAACAGGTGGCTGAGGTCGTCAGAAGCGCGAGCACTTTTTTCGATGCTGTTGAAGCCAGTCTCATCTGGGGCAACATTATTGAAGTACTCACGGTCGCCTTGGACAGTGGTGGCAGCAGGACGGCAGATCTTGAGCTCGTGCGCTGGCTGGTTGATACATTCAACGTAAGAGACGAAGAAATGATCGCTGCTCACATCCCGATGACGCTTCTCTATCTGGCGAGCCGGGTCACATCTGATGCGATCACCAGCAGTGCCCGAACGCAGATCATTCTGATCATGTCACAGCTCCTTGTCCTTGTTCCAGCACGGCTGTTGCGCCCGCAGAGCGAGACAGTGCAGAGTGGTGATGTCGCAGACATGACCATTCAAAAGTCCATTGTCCGCTTCTATCAGCAGGAAGAACAACCGGATAGCAAACACTTGCCCTTTGGGCTTGCTCACGTCGTGAGCCTGGCGGGTTCCAGAATATGCTCCGTGGTAGAGAAGTCACTGGCATCGGGCAACGGCGATATTTTTCTCAAGAGCGCGAATTTGCTGCTTGCATTGCTGGACAAGGCGAGCAGTGCGGACGTGCTCCGACACTCCAACATTGCCGATGCCTTGCAGGCATCTTTTGCAGCGCCCGGAGCCGCACCAGCACATGAACTACCGTTCGCAATCGTGAACCACACCGTCTCACTCGTTGCAGCATTGGCCACGGCGAAGTCGAGTCCCTACTTGGATACCGCGTGGGTGGAGTCACTTGTACCGGGTCTTGCAACACACTTATGGACATACATGTCGCCTGAGCAACCAAAGTATCATGTTGAAGCAGTGCGAGCGTTCTGGCAGCTGGAGGACTTGGTCGCCCCATCGGATGCAGCCCAATCATCTTTGAAGGCACTGATACGGTTTCCGCCAGCCGGAACAGATGAAGCTGAGGTGGCAAGACGTTTCGGCGTGCTATGGACACATTCGGTGTCTTCCAGTCACGATGGCACCGCCGTCCGGCGCGCGAGCACTATGCCAGTCTTGTCAGGAGTGAaacaagctgcagctgccaaaGAAGTCCTCGAGCAGCCGCTGATGCTCGCACTTGACGCCCTCGAAGACCCGGCCCTCCCTGTATTTGAAGTCGTCAAGAGATGGCTGCAGCGTCTGCATAGTCTCGATCAAGTCTATTTTACGTTGTTCGAGAACCTTCATGGGTGTGTGCCGATCGAAAGACCCACCGTTGGTGCATCGCACAGGCAGATCGAGCGGCAGGAACAGGATCGCATCAGAGAGCTCGAATACTTCGTAAGCCATTTCCAGAACATGCTGAACCATGGCAATGAATGGACTTGGCAATGCCtgagcaagatcaaagtTGCGAGCTTCTCCAAACCCGAAGAGATTGATGGTTTCACTGCACTTGCCGAACTCTGTTCACAGATGCTCTGTAGCGAGAAACACGGATCGCTCACACTCAACAAACGACTCTTATCGGTATTGGGTATGATGCTGCAAAGTCCggccgcagcagcactgcAGCCGTTGGACATCGATACTCGATTACTTGACATATTGACGATGTGCATCTCTGGGGATATGCACTCTTTGCAGGGATCGCTGCTCAAGCTGCTGAAGCCTGCGTTGAAACTGCGCTTGATACGCCCGGCAGCAGAAGGTGACTCTTCTCAACCTAGGCCTTCAGTGTCGACGGCCGCAAAACGGCCATCTATGATACCACCCTCGCGATCACAGACCGCCGTCAATGGAACCTCGACAAGCGCTGCTATCAGTCCACCGCCTAGTCTATTCAATTGCATTCGAGCTGGCATCTCCAATGCGCGATCTCGATACCATCTGGATCTTTGGCTCGAGTTCCTTGCCGACATCCTCCCGAATTTTGAGGATGCTATCTTCACCAACCTTCTTCCACTCGTAGAGACGTTCTGCAAGGAGCTCACGGCAGCGCACGATCAATTAGCCAGTATCTCACGGGAGACGCACTCTACTTCAGCGATTGCCCCGGAGATCGCAATCATCAGCTTGTTGGATGGGCTGGAAATGATACTAGATCGGGCCTATGAGTGCTTGATCAACGACACCTCGACCGAGCAGACGCCCAAAGAAGCCGAGCCTCGCTCTAACTTTTTCAGCAGTGTGGCCACTGGCGTGTTCAAATCCGAAGGCCCTCCGAGCCGCACGGCTACTGCAAATAGTCGTCTGACAGTCATATTGGTACTCCACGATGCAATACGCGTGGCGCTCAAAATGTGGCTGTGGGCTAGTAATGTTACAAGCCCTGCCGAGCATGATACGATCAGCGCAGGAACAACAGCGTACAACGCTTTCAAAGTGCGCAACAAGTGTCGCCATCTTTTGGAGCAGATCTTCGCCGTGGAGCCGCTGGAAAGTCTTGAAGTGATTGCGCTACATTGGTGCCAAGCAACCTCATCCACTGAAGCGACATCCACGCCGAGTCTACTGCAAGTCATGCAGGTCACGAAGCCAAAGAATGTGGTACCCGCTGTCCTTGACGCCTTATGCACACGCACAAACCCGTCGACTATACCTGCATCCCGACAGTCAAGTCTGACCATCGATCTCTTGCCGGCCGAAGTCGCAACTTTCCTGTCCGCGTATTTGGACTCAACAGAAGACGATGCGATGGACGAGGTCTGGCCAAACTGTATTGCATTCCTTCGAGATGTCCTTGCCAATCCTTTGCCTTATCGCCAAGTGCTGTCGCATCTGCTCTCCATTATTCTGCTACTCGCGGAGAAGCTGGGCAATACTAACTTCGGAGAGCAGAGGAAGATGCGAAAAGATCTGGGTGACACATTTCAGCGACTTCTCACTGCCGCATTCACGACACTACCATCGGGATATGTCGCAGAATCAGCAAGTGAGTCGATGCATGAAGATGACACAAGCTCCAGGCAGGCGAAGAACGAAACTTCCATGACGCTTTTGCCGGTGCTGAACCGTGTGACTGCAAAGATCGATCTCATTCTTGACACGCCAGAAAAGATAGCGACGgccatcaacaacatcacaCAGAGCCTCGTTGCACCAGCACTTCGTGCGCGAACGTTCCCGAGGAACGTTTCCATCGATATGCTGCAACTAGTCGTGCAGATTGCACGCAAAGCACCAACCGCGAAGCCTTGGAGAAAGGAAGTTGGAGATGCGCTCAATGAACCTAAGCTGTTAGCGTCCTCGCCCGAGCTCATGATGAATGGCTGGTTTCCGGCATTCCATCAGTTGTCACTTCAGGACAAGGAACGCATGCCCGATCTATTACTTCGCCTGGCACCGCCATCGAGTGCAGGCATAATGTTCGGAGTAGGCGCCAATGCTGCCCGTCTGGAGGCTGATCGCAAGACTCAATACAACCTTCGTCGCATAAGTATGCTATTCTTGGCATCGCCGGAAGACAGTTATGTGCCTCACCTCCGAACGATCGAAGAGAAAATGTCGGAATTGTTCGACGCGAGCccgtcatcatcaccatccgCGGCCATCAAAGCTGAACTTTTCATGCTCTGTAGAGTTCTTGCACTTTCGATGAGCGCGGCGCACTTATCGCCCTTCTGGCCCATTATCAACGACAAGCTACAGACAGTGCTCTCATCTCTTATGCCCGACAGCACGGAAGCGGATGAGTTCAACAATTTCACCTTACTCCAAGCCTGCAAACTACTTGATCTGCTTGTCACATTGTCTCCAGACGAGTTTCAACTGCACGAGTGGCTTTACATCACCGACACAATCGACGCGGTGTACCAGCCTATCAAGTGGACACCAACGGCACTTTCCGACCAGATCGCAGATGCTTTGAGTTCTGCAAATGTGGACGACGGCATGCCTGGGACCGCGAACGTTTCCGCGCCCGCTGGGAAACGCACGCCCCTTCTCGGCCGCGATCTGGGTGTGGATAGGGAAGACGTCAAGGCGATGGCCAAGGAAGATTTTGCTCGTGCTGTGCTGCGGCCCTTCCTGAATCAGCTGAGCATTCATGCATATGAGGGCGTATACAGCATGGACACTCCGGACGTCGCTGCCTTGAGGCAAGACGTGCTTTCTGATTTGTTAGATCAGAGCAGCATTGTAGAGTAA